GCGACACAGACGCGATCGGCGTCGCCGTGTCGACCGTCATCTTCTCGCTGCGCACCTGGGACGAAGGCGACCGGCTCATGCTGCCGCTCGTGCGGCGCACGCGCGAGCCGCATCTCGGGTCGTGGGCGCTGCCCGGCGGGTGGCTGGATCCGAGGGAGGATCTGGATGCCGCGGCATCCCGCACCCTCGCCGAGACGACCGCCCTGCAGCCGAGCTATCTCGAGCAGCTGTACACGTTCGGCGACGTCGGCCGCTCCCCCTCGCGCACCATCTCGATCGTCTACTGGGCACTGCTGCGCTCCGACCTCGTCGACGCGCAGCGCGCCCGGGCGGGGGCGCCGGAGAACGTCGAGTGGTTCGACGTCGACGCTCTGCCGGCGCTCGCCTTCGACCACAACCGCATCGCGGAGTACGCGCTGTGGCGTCTGCGCAACAAGGTCGCCTACAGTCGCATCGCCGCGGGCCTGCTTCCCGACGAGTTCACCCTCACCGAGCTGCGCGAGGTCTACGAGGCCGTGCTCGGACAGCGCCTGGACCCGTCGAACTTCCGCCGTCTGCTCGAGGGGTCGGACGAGCTCGTGCCGACCGAATCCTTCCGCACCGGCAAGCACCGCCCCGCCCGCCTGTACCGCTACGTCGCGCACGCCTGAGCAGGGCCTCGTCGACGACGCGTCGTCATCTGATTGCACTTGTGGTCAGATCGACCTAATCTGTTCGCAGACAGTAAATGTCATAGCGACCAGAAGGCGGTCCCGCATGTCCCCCCTCCCCGCGCTCGACCCGTCCGTCGACCACGCACTGCAGGCGATCGTCTCAGGCGCCTCGCTCGATCCGACCTGCAGCACGGATCTCGCCGCCGGCCCCTGGGACTTCGACTCCCGCCCCGGGTACGGTCCGGGTTCGTCGATGGGAGACGTCATCCCGGTCGGAGCCCCGCGTCAGGGTGAGCTGCCAGCCGCCTACCGCGAAGCCGGCGAAAAGGAGCTCGACGGCCGCATCCGCGCGGCGAAGCACGCCCTCGGCGATCGCGTCGTGGTGCTCGGCCACTTCTACCAGCGCGAGGAGGTCGTGCGGCACGCCGACTACGTGGGCGACTCGTTCCAGCTCGCGAACGCCGCGCTCGAGCATCCGGATGCCGAGGCGATCGTCTTCTGCGGGGTGCACTTCATGGCCGAGACCGCCGACCTGCTCTCCGGCCCCGACCAGGCGGTGATCCTGCCCAATCTCGCAGCCGGCTGCTCGATGGCCGACATGGCCGACATCGATCAGGTCGAGGACTGCTGGGAGCAGCTCGCCGACGTGCTGGGCCCGCTCGATCAGCCGGATGCCGAGGGACTGCTGCCCGTGATCCCGGTGACGTACATGAACTCCTCCGCTGCCATCAAGGGATTCGTCGGCAGGCACGGCGGCATCGTGTGCACCTCGTCGAACGCCGCGACGGTGCTGGAGTGGGCGTTCGCCCGCGGGCGGCGCGTGCTCTTCTTCCCCGATCAGCATCTCGGGCGCAACACCGCGAAGGCGATGGGGGTGCCGTTGGAGCGGATGCCGATGTGGAACCCCCGCCGGCCTCTGGGCGGATCCAGCGCCGACGAGCTGCGCGACGGTCGAGTCATGCTCTGGCACGGCTTCTGCTCGGTGCACCGCCGGTTCACCGTCGACCAGATCGATCGGGCGCGCGCCGAGCATCCCGACGTTCGCGTCATCGTGCATCCGGAATGCCCGGTCGAGGTCGTCGACGCCGCAGATGAGGCGGGATCGACCGACTACATCCGCAAGGCGATCGCCGGTGCGAGCGAGCCGACGACCTTCGCGATCGGCACCGAGATCAACCTCGTGCGGCGCCTTGCGGCCCAGCATCCGCAGCACGAGATCTTCTGTCTCGACCCGGTCGTCTGCCCTTGCTCGACGATGTACCGCATCCACCCCGGCTACCTCGCCTGGGTGCTGGAGGAGCTCGTGGCCGGACGGGTGCAGAACCGCATCCGCGTGGCCGACGACGTCGCCGAGCCCGCCAGGGTTGCGCTCGAGCGGATGCTGGCGGCGCGACCGCGATGAACGTGATCGTGATCGGCGGCGGCATCGCGGGTCTCACCGCCGCCCTGCGGGCCGACGCGCTGGGTCACCGCGTGACCCTGCTGGTCAAGGGCGCGCTCGGTGACGGCTGCACCGCGCGAGCGCAGGGCGGGATCGCCGGGGCGTACGGACCCGGCGACTCCCCCGCGCTGCACGCGCTGGACACGCTGCAGGCCGGCGACGGCCACGGCGACGCCCTCGCGATCACCGCGCTGGTCGACGGCGCCGCAGCCGCGATCGACGAGCTGATCGCCGCCGGCGTGGCCTTCGACCGCTTCGCGGACGGACTGCTCGCGCGCGGCCTCGAAGCCGCGCACAGCCGGCCGAGGATCGCGCACGCCGGCGGTGACGCCACGGGCGCTGCGATCTCGGCGGCCCTGGTGCGCCGACTGCGGGCGTCCTCGGTCGAGGTGCGCGAGGGGGCCTTCGTCGCAGACCTGCTCATCGTCAGAGGCCGGGTGCGCGGCGTCCGGTCGCTCGACGGCGTCGAGACGCACGCCGACGGCGTGATCCTGGCGACTGGCGGCGCCGGCCAGCTGTACGCGCACACCACCAACCCTCCCGGCGTCACGGGCGACGGGATCGCCCTCGCGCTGCGAGCGGGCGCTGCGGTCGCCGATCTCGAGTTCGTGCAGTTCCATCCGACCGTTCTCGCCGGCGGCGCGCCGTTCCTCATCTCCGAGGCGGTCCGCGGGGCGGGCGCCGTGCTACGAGATGCCGGCGGGCACCGTTTCATGCTCGACGAGCACCCGGATGCGGAGCTCGCCCCACGAGACGTCGTGGCACGGGCAGTCGCCCGTCGCGCCGCAGCACAGGCGGGGCCGGTGATGCTGGATGCCACGGCGCTCGGCGCCGAGACCCTGGCCGAGCGATTCCCCACCATCGGCGCCGAACTGCGACGTCGCGGGATCGACTGGTCGCGACGACCCGTGCCGGTGACCCCCGCTGCGCACTACCTGATGGGCGGGGTCGCCACAGACATCGACGGCCGCACGACTCTGCCCGGCCTGTGGGCTGTCGGCGAGACCGCATGCACCGGCGTGCACGGCGCGAACCGACTGGCATCCAACTCCCTCCTGGAGGGCGCCGTCTTCGGCGCTCGCGCAGCCGAATCCCTGACCCGCCATCCGCTCCGGTATGAGTTCGTGCCACCTGAGACCCCCGAGGGCGACGCGAACTCATCCGGGCGGGAGCAGCGGGTGGTCGTGGGCAGCGGCGGACAGGACGCGGACATCGTCGAGCGGAGGACCCTGCAGCAGCTGATGTGGGAGCAGGTCGGACTGATGCGCACCGAGGAGGGCCTGCGCGATGCGGTCGCCCGCCTGCACGCGTGGTCGCCGCCATCGGCGACGTCGCCGACGGCCCAGGAGGACGCCGATCTGCTCACCGTGGCGCGAGCCGTGGCATCCGCCGCTCTCGCCCGCACCCGCTCGCTCGGCGCCCACTTCATCGTCTCCCCCGCCCTGATCGGAGCCGCATGATCACCCCGGCAACCCTGCGTCGTACCGTGTCGGCGGCTCTGGAGGAGGATGCCCCGTGGGGCGATCTCACCAGCACCGCGCTGCTGCCCGCCTCCGCCCGCGCGACGGCGGATCTCGTCGCCCGCGAGCCCGGCGTCTTCAGCGGCGGCGAGGTGTTCACGGCGGCCTTCACGCTCACCGACGCCGACGCGGTGGTCGACCTCCACGTCGCCGACGGCGACCGCTTCGCGACGGGTGATGTGCTCGCGTCGGTGAGCGGCGCCGCACGCGCCCTGCTGACGGCCGAGCGGGTCGCGCTGAACTTCACGCAGCGGATGAGCGGCATCGCTACGCTCACGGCTGCCTACGTCGACGCGGTCGACGGCACAGGTGTGCGCATCGCCGACACCCGCAAGACGACGCCTGGGCTGCGCGAGTTCGAACGCCATGCGGTCGTCTCGGGCGGCGGCAGCAATCACCGGCGCACGCTGTCGGACGCCGTGATGGCGAAGGACAACCACCTCGCCGTGCTGCGTCAGAGCGGGCGGGATCTCGCCACGGCGCTGCGTGAGGCGCTCGGCCGCCTGCCGCACACCACGCACGTCGTGGTGGAGGTCGACCGGCTCGATCAGATCCCGGCTGTGCTCAAGGGCGGCGCGCACACCGTGCTGCTCGACAATTTCAGCCTCGCCGATCTTCGGGCGGCCGTCGCCCTGATCGGCGGCCGGGCGACAGCGGAGGCGTCCGGCGGTGTGAACCTCGACACCGTGCGGCGCATCGCCGAGACCGGCGTGCAGGTGATCTCGGTCGGTGCACTCACCCATTCCGCGCGGGCGCTGGATCTCGGGCTCGATCTGCGGGTCGGCTGACATGCTCTACCTCGACCACGCCGCCACATCCCCGGTGCGACCCGAGGTGCTCGAGGCGATGCAGCCCTATCTCACCGGCGCGTACGGCAACCCGTCGAGCCACCACTCGGTGGGTGAGGCGGCCGCGCGGGCGCTTGAGTGGGCGCGCGGGCGGGTCGCCGCGGCGCTGGGCAGACGAGCGAGCGAGGTCATCTTCACCTCCGGAGGCACCGAGGCGAACAATCTCGCTGTGAAAGGCGTCGTGCTCGGCTCGGCTCACGAGCCGCCCGCGCGACGACGACTGATCACCACCCCGATCGAGCACGCGTCGATCCTGCAGTCGGCCGAGTATCTGCGGCGGCTGCACGACGTCGAGGTGACGCTGCTGCCCGTCGACGCGCACGGAGTCGTGGCGGTCGACGATCTGCGGGCGGCGCTGGACAGGGGCGACACAGCCCTGGTGAGCGTCGGCCATGCGAACAACGAGATCGGCACCATGCAGGACGCCGCCGCGCTGATCTCTGCAGCGGGCGAGCACGACGTGCCCGTGCACCTCGACGCGGTGCAGACAGCCGGGTGGGTGGACCTGCGCGACCTCGGCGCTGACTGCATCTCGATCGCAGGCCACAAGCTCGGCGCCCCGAAGGGCGTCGGCGCCGTCGCCGTGCGCGCGCGTGTGCCCCTCGAGCCGCTGCTGCACGGCGGAGGTCAGGAGCGAGGGCGGCGCAGCGGAACAGAGAACGTCGCCGGCGCGGTCGCGCTGGCGGTTGCCCTCGACCTCGCCGAGGCCGAGCGGGCGCGCAGCACCGCGGCCGTGGCCGCGCAGACCACGGAGTTCATCGCCGCGGTTCGCTCTGCCGTGCCGCAGGCCGCGCTGACCGGCTGCGCACGACACCGCCTGCCGAATCTCGCGAGCTTCACGTTCGCCGGCACGAGCGGCGAAGCCGTGCTTCTCGAGCTCGAGCGTCGCGGTGTGGTCTCATCCAGCGGGTCGGCCTGCGCCGCAGGCAGTGACGAACCCTCCCCCGTTCTTCTGGCGATCGGCATCCCGGCGACCGTCGCCCAGACCTCTGTGCGCTTCACCTTCCCCCGCGCGCCCCTGCCGGCAGGTTCCGCCCGGCGTCTCGCACAGCTGGTCGCCGCCGCTGTCGCCGCGGTCTCATCCTGATCAGTTAGGCGAATCCGCGGACGACAGGTGACGAACGAGCCGGCAGTCATCGGGGCATCTGCCGAACCGTAGACTCAGCCTGTGAATCCGCTCGCGACGATCATCGTGCCCGGCCGCGATATCGCCACCTTCGCCCCGGCCGCCATCGCGTCTCTGCAGCGGCAGACCGAGAGCCGCTGGCGCGCGCTGCTGATCGACGACGGCTCGCACGACGACACCCCGGCCGTGTTCGCCGACGCGGCGGCTCGCGATCGGCGCTTCGAGGGGCTCCGCCACGACGAGGCGCGTGGTCTGGGGGCGGCGCGCAACATCGGCCTCGATCGCGTCGATACGCCCTTCGTCGGCTTCCTCGACGCCGACGATGAGCTGACTCCGCACGCAGTCGCGACCTGGCTGGCGACGCTCGACGAGTCAGGCAGCGATTTCGTGGCGGCCGCCTACGTGCGCTCCCGGCTCGTCGACGGCGCCTATCGCGCGGGCCGCGTGCAGCCGTGGGTCGCGGCAGCCACCGCCCCGCGAAGGCTGGGAGTGACGCTCGCCGAGCACCCCGATGCCTCGGCCAACATCGTCGCGTGGTCGAAGCTCAGCCGCTCCTCCCTCTGGGAGCGACTGCGCTTCCCCGAGAACGTCGCGTACGAGGATCAGGTCATCGCGCAGCGCATGTACACCGAGGCGCGCGCCTTCGACGTCATCCCCGACGTCGCCGTGCTCTGGCGCGTGCGTGCCGACGGCACCTCGATCACACAGGGCAAGGCGCAGCTGCCCGTGCTCCACGACTACCTCGCGGCTCTTCTCGGCGGCATCGACGTGCTCGTCGCGGCGCATCAGCCCGACGCTGTCCGCGCTCGCATCGCACTCATCCGCGCAATGGACCTCCCCTCGCTGCACGCGATAGCCGCCGAGCATCCAGACCCGGCCTATGCCGCCGCTCTCGACGCCTTCGAGACGACGCTCCGAGCCCTGCCCGAGTACGGCGACGCGATACCCGACCCGACGATGATGGAGGCGCTGGCATGGTGAACCTCGACGACCTCTTCTCTCTGAACGGCCTCACCGCGGTCGTCACCGGCGGATCGTCCGGCATCGGCCGGGCGATCGCGACGGCTCTCGCCGGCGCGGGCGCGTCGGTCGCGGTCGTGGCACGAGGCGGCGAGCGCATCGATGCGGCCGTGCGCGAGATATCCGAATCCGGAGGGCGCGCTGCCGGAGTCGTCGGCGACCTCAGCACCCGTGAGGGCATCCTCGCCGCCGCGGATGCTGCCGCGGAGCCCTTCGGCGAGCCGGACATCCTCGTGAACTCGGCGGGCATCAACCTGCGTGCCCCGATGAACGACATCGAGATGGACGTCTGGGATGCCACGATGACCGTCAATCTCGAGGCGCCCTTCCTGCTGAGTCGTCGCTACACCCCGGGCATGCTCGAGCGCGGCTTCGGCCGGCTGATCCACATCAGCTCCCAGCAGGCCCACCGCGCCTTCGTGACCAGCGGGGTCTATGGCGTCTCGAAGGGCGGGCTCGAGTCGCTCACCCGGTCTCAGGCCGAGGCGTGGTCGTCTCAGGGGGTCACGGCGAACACCCTGGTGCCCGGCTTCGTGCTCACTCCGCTGAACGCACGCTTGCAGGAAGACCAGGAGAAGGTGCAGCAGCTGGCCGCGCGCACCATGGTCGGCCGCAACGGTGTGCCGGACGACTTCGCGGGCATCGCAGTGTTCCTCGCCGGACGCTCGTCGGGATACATCACCGGGCAGTCGCTGTTCGTCGACGGCGGCCTCTCGGTGCACTGACCCGCATCAGCGACGGCTCTCAGCGCTGCCGTTCCTCGACGGCCCGCGCCGATGCCATCTGCTGCGCCGCGAGAGTGGAGTAGAGCCCGCCCGTTGCGAGCAGCTGGGCGTGCGTGCCCGACTCGACGATGCGACCGGCCTCGACCACGTGGATCATGTCCGCGTCGATGACGGTCGAGAGCCGGTGCGCGATCGACAGCGTGGTGCGGCCCCGCGCCGCGGTGTCCAGCGCTTCCTGCACGACCCGCTCCGACACGGTGTCGAGGGCCGAGGTCGCCTCGTCGAGCAGCAGCACAGGCGGGTCCTTCAGCAGCACCCGCGCGATGGCGATGCGCTGCTTCTCGCCACCTGAC
The window above is part of the Microbacterium sp. nov. GSS16 genome. Proteins encoded here:
- a CDS encoding NUDIX hydrolase, giving the protein MSTVIFSLRTWDEGDRLMLPLVRRTREPHLGSWALPGGWLDPREDLDAAASRTLAETTALQPSYLEQLYTFGDVGRSPSRTISIVYWALLRSDLVDAQRARAGAPENVEWFDVDALPALAFDHNRIAEYALWRLRNKVAYSRIAAGLLPDEFTLTELREVYEAVLGQRLDPSNFRRLLEGSDELVPTESFRTGKHRPARLYRYVAHA
- the nadA gene encoding quinolinate synthase NadA; the protein is MSPLPALDPSVDHALQAIVSGASLDPTCSTDLAAGPWDFDSRPGYGPGSSMGDVIPVGAPRQGELPAAYREAGEKELDGRIRAAKHALGDRVVVLGHFYQREEVVRHADYVGDSFQLANAALEHPDAEAIVFCGVHFMAETADLLSGPDQAVILPNLAAGCSMADMADIDQVEDCWEQLADVLGPLDQPDAEGLLPVIPVTYMNSSAAIKGFVGRHGGIVCTSSNAATVLEWAFARGRRVLFFPDQHLGRNTAKAMGVPLERMPMWNPRRPLGGSSADELRDGRVMLWHGFCSVHRRFTVDQIDRARAEHPDVRVIVHPECPVEVVDAADEAGSTDYIRKAIAGASEPTTFAIGTEINLVRRLAAQHPQHEIFCLDPVVCPCSTMYRIHPGYLAWVLEELVAGRVQNRIRVADDVAEPARVALERMLAARPR
- the nadB gene encoding L-aspartate oxidase gives rise to the protein MNVIVIGGGIAGLTAALRADALGHRVTLLVKGALGDGCTARAQGGIAGAYGPGDSPALHALDTLQAGDGHGDALAITALVDGAAAAIDELIAAGVAFDRFADGLLARGLEAAHSRPRIAHAGGDATGAAISAALVRRLRASSVEVREGAFVADLLIVRGRVRGVRSLDGVETHADGVILATGGAGQLYAHTTNPPGVTGDGIALALRAGAAVADLEFVQFHPTVLAGGAPFLISEAVRGAGAVLRDAGGHRFMLDEHPDAELAPRDVVARAVARRAAAQAGPVMLDATALGAETLAERFPTIGAELRRRGIDWSRRPVPVTPAAHYLMGGVATDIDGRTTLPGLWAVGETACTGVHGANRLASNSLLEGAVFGARAAESLTRHPLRYEFVPPETPEGDANSSGREQRVVVGSGGQDADIVERRTLQQLMWEQVGLMRTEEGLRDAVARLHAWSPPSATSPTAQEDADLLTVARAVASAALARTRSLGAHFIVSPALIGAA
- the nadC gene encoding carboxylating nicotinate-nucleotide diphosphorylase yields the protein MITPATLRRTVSAALEEDAPWGDLTSTALLPASARATADLVAREPGVFSGGEVFTAAFTLTDADAVVDLHVADGDRFATGDVLASVSGAARALLTAERVALNFTQRMSGIATLTAAYVDAVDGTGVRIADTRKTTPGLREFERHAVVSGGGSNHRRTLSDAVMAKDNHLAVLRQSGRDLATALREALGRLPHTTHVVVEVDRLDQIPAVLKGGAHTVLLDNFSLADLRAAVALIGGRATAEASGGVNLDTVRRIAETGVQVISVGALTHSARALDLGLDLRVG
- a CDS encoding cysteine desulfurase family protein, with translation MLYLDHAATSPVRPEVLEAMQPYLTGAYGNPSSHHSVGEAAARALEWARGRVAAALGRRASEVIFTSGGTEANNLAVKGVVLGSAHEPPARRRLITTPIEHASILQSAEYLRRLHDVEVTLLPVDAHGVVAVDDLRAALDRGDTALVSVGHANNEIGTMQDAAALISAAGEHDVPVHLDAVQTAGWVDLRDLGADCISIAGHKLGAPKGVGAVAVRARVPLEPLLHGGGQERGRRSGTENVAGAVALAVALDLAEAERARSTAAVAAQTTEFIAAVRSAVPQAALTGCARHRLPNLASFTFAGTSGEAVLLELERRGVVSSSGSACAAGSDEPSPVLLAIGIPATVAQTSVRFTFPRAPLPAGSARRLAQLVAAAVAAVSS
- a CDS encoding glycosyltransferase family 2 protein, yielding MNPLATIIVPGRDIATFAPAAIASLQRQTESRWRALLIDDGSHDDTPAVFADAAARDRRFEGLRHDEARGLGAARNIGLDRVDTPFVGFLDADDELTPHAVATWLATLDESGSDFVAAAYVRSRLVDGAYRAGRVQPWVAAATAPRRLGVTLAEHPDASANIVAWSKLSRSSLWERLRFPENVAYEDQVIAQRMYTEARAFDVIPDVAVLWRVRADGTSITQGKAQLPVLHDYLAALLGGIDVLVAAHQPDAVRARIALIRAMDLPSLHAIAAEHPDPAYAAALDAFETTLRALPEYGDAIPDPTMMEALAW
- a CDS encoding SDR family NAD(P)-dependent oxidoreductase; this translates as MVNLDDLFSLNGLTAVVTGGSSGIGRAIATALAGAGASVAVVARGGERIDAAVREISESGGRAAGVVGDLSTREGILAAADAAAEPFGEPDILVNSAGINLRAPMNDIEMDVWDATMTVNLEAPFLLSRRYTPGMLERGFGRLIHISSQQAHRAFVTSGVYGVSKGGLESLTRSQAEAWSSQGVTANTLVPGFVLTPLNARLQEDQEKVQQLAARTMVGRNGVPDDFAGIAVFLAGRSSGYITGQSLFVDGGLSVH